The Equus przewalskii isolate Varuska chromosome 5, EquPr2, whole genome shotgun sequence genome window below encodes:
- the DYRK2 gene encoding dual specificity tyrosine-phosphorylation-regulated kinase 2 isoform X2: MNDHLHVGSHGHGQVQVQQLFEDNSNKRTVLTTQPNGLTTVGKTGLPGVPERQLESIHRRQGSSTSLKSMEGVGKAKATPMTPEQAMKQYMQKLTAFEHHEIFSYPEIYFLGPNAKKRQGMTGGPNNGGYDDDQGSYVQVPHDHVAYRYEVLKVIGKGSFGQVVKAYDHKVHQHVALKMVRNEKRFHRQAAEEIRILEHLRKQDKDNTMNVIHMLENFTFRNHICMTFELLSMNLYELIKKNKFQGFSLPLVRKFAHSILQCLDALHKNRIIHCDLKPENILLKQQGRSGIKVIDFGSSCYEHQRVYTYIQSRFYRAPEVILGARYGMPIDMWSLGCILAELLTGYPLLPGEDEGDQLACMIELLGMPSQKLLDTSKRAKNFVSSKGYPRYCTVTTLSDGSVVLNGGRSRRGKLRGPPESREWGNALKGCDDPLFLDFLKQCLEWDPGVRLTPGQALRHPWLRRRLPKPPTGEKTSVKRVTEATGAITSISKLPPPSSSASKLRTNLAQMTDANGNIQQRTVLPKLVS; encoded by the coding sequence ATGAACGATCACCTGCATGTCGGCAGCCACGGCCACGGGCAGGTCCAGGTTCAGCAGCTGTTCGAGGATAACAGTAACAAGCGGACAGTGCTCACGACACAACCAAATGGGCTTACAACAGTGGGCAAAACGGGATTGCCGGGCGTGCCGGAGCGGCAGCTGGAGAGCATCCACCGAAGGCAGGGGAGCTCCACCTCCCTGAAGTCTATGGAGGGTGTGGGGAAGGCAAAAGCCACCCCCATGACTCCCGAGCAAGCAATGAAGCAATACATGCAAAAACTAACCGCCTTTGAACACCACGAGATTTTCAGCTACCCCGAAATATACTTCTTGGGTCCAAACGCAAAGAAGCGCCAGGGCATGACAGGTGGGCCCAACAACGGTGGCTATGACGATGACCAGGGGTCGTACGTGCAGGTGCCCCACGACCATGTGGCTTACAGGTACGAGGTCCTCAAGGTCATTGGAAAGGGCAGCTTTGGGCAGGTGGTCAAGGCCTACGACCACAAGGTCCACCAGCACGTGGCCCTGAAGATGGTGCGAAACGAGAAGCGCTTCCACCGGCAGGCGGCGGAGGAGATCCGGATTCTGGAGCACCTGCGCAAGCAGGACAAGGACAACACCATGAACGTCATCCACATGCTGGAGAATTTCACCTTCCGCAACCACATCTGCATGACGTTTGAGCTGCTGAGCATGAACCTCTACGAGCTcatcaagaagaataaattcCAGGGCTTCAGCCTGCCTTTGGTCCGCAAGTTTGCCCACTCGATTCTGCAGTGCTTGGATGCTTTGCACAAAAACAGGATAATCCACTGTGACCTTAAGCCCGAGAACATTCTGTTAAAGCAGCAGGGGAGAAGCGGCATTAAAGTGATCGATTTTGGCTCCAGTTGTTACGAGCATCAGCGTGTCTACACGTACATTCAGTCCCGTTTTTACCGGGCCCCGGAAGTGATCCTTGGCGCCAGGTACGGCATGCCCATCGACATGTGGAGCCTGGGCTGCATCTTGGCAGAGCTCCTGACCGGTTACCCCCTCTTGCCTGGGGAAGATGAAGGGGACCAGCTGGCCTGCATGATtgaactcttgggcatgccgtcCCAGAAACTGCTGGATACATCCAAACGAGCCAAAAATTTTGTGAGCTCCAAGGGTTACCCCCGCTACTGCACTGTCACCACTCTCTCTGACGGCTCTGTGGTCCTCAACGGGGGCCGTTCCCGGAGGGGGAAGCTGAGGGGCCCGCCCGAGAGCAGAGAGTGGGGGAATGCACTGAAGGGCTGCGATGACCCCCTTTTCCTCGACTTCTTAAAACAGTGTTTAGAGTGGGATCCTGGGGTTCGCCTGACCCCCGGCCAGGCTTTACGGCACCCCTGGCTGAGGAGGCGGCTGCCAAAGCCGCCGACGGGGGAGAAGACGTCAGTGAAAAGGGTGACCGAGGCCACTGGTGCTATCACCTCCATTTCCAAGTTACCTCCACCTTCCAGCTCAGCCTCCAAACTGAGGACGAATTTGGCACAGATGACGGATGCCAATGGGAATATTCAGCAGAGGACAGTGTTGCCAAAACTTGTTAGCTGA